A stretch of Natronococcus sp. CG52 DNA encodes these proteins:
- a CDS encoding ABC transporter ATP-binding protein: MAAIRTTDLTKRYGSHTAVSELNLTVNGGEVYGFLGPNGAGKSTTIGMLLSYIYPTEGTARVFGKDVHEEPVATKRRVGVLPESCQLYDRLSGRKHLQFAIDAMEADDDPDALVGRVGLEPDAARRPVGEYSTGMKQRLKIAVTLVGEPDLLVLDEPSSGLDPAGIQLLREIVLEERDRGAAVFFSSHILEQVEAVCDRIGILVDGRLRTSGDIEVLKSDTGPAVELDIEVDALSSELVTALESIDAVTACTAMEGISAGSTPTITVSLSTASAKAEILRTVEEYATVEDFTAEEPSLESLFDDQVAEAKR, encoded by the coding sequence ATGGCTGCAATACGAACGACCGACCTGACGAAGCGGTACGGATCTCACACGGCGGTTTCGGAGCTAAATCTCACGGTGAACGGCGGAGAGGTGTACGGATTTCTGGGTCCGAACGGAGCCGGCAAGTCGACGACGATCGGAATGCTGCTGTCGTACATCTACCCGACCGAGGGGACCGCTCGAGTCTTCGGGAAAGACGTCCACGAGGAACCGGTTGCGACCAAACGCCGCGTCGGCGTCCTACCGGAGTCGTGCCAGCTGTACGATCGACTGAGCGGGCGAAAGCACCTCCAGTTCGCCATCGACGCGATGGAGGCGGACGACGACCCTGACGCACTGGTCGGCCGCGTCGGACTCGAACCCGACGCGGCCCGACGGCCGGTGGGCGAGTACTCGACCGGGATGAAACAGCGACTGAAGATCGCGGTAACGCTGGTCGGCGAGCCCGACCTGCTCGTTCTCGACGAACCGTCGAGCGGGCTCGATCCAGCAGGGATTCAGTTGCTCAGGGAGATCGTCCTCGAGGAACGCGACCGCGGTGCTGCGGTTTTCTTTTCGAGCCACATCCTCGAGCAGGTCGAGGCGGTTTGCGACCGCATCGGCATCCTCGTCGACGGGCGGCTCCGAACGAGCGGCGACATCGAGGTGCTCAAATCGGATACCGGTCCCGCGGTCGAGCTCGACATCGAGGTCGATGCCCTTTCGTCGGAGCTCGTGACTGCCCTCGAGTCGATCGACGCCGTCACCGCGTGTACCGCTATGGAAGGGATTTCAGCGGGTTCTACTCCTACCATCACGGTGTCGCTGTCGACCGCTTCCGCGAAGGCCGAAATCCTGCGGACGGTCGAGGAGTATGCAACGGTCGAGGACTTCACCGCCGAGGAGCCGTCGCTCGAGTCGCTGTTCGACGATCAGGTCGCGGAGGCCAAACGATGA
- a CDS encoding ABC transporter permease — MTAIDIARKDVADAVRSRALWAATAIFLGFTVLAQFLVVTVIENPDPELATHFLEGPATEVVLPIVGLIVGYQAIVGERETGNVKFLLGLPHSRLDVVVGKFIGRFAVLSVALLSGFLAAIGVIVATLGVPPIVPIVTYVLFVLLSAAAIVSIAIGISAVVGTRGRAISIVVGGYIFATMLWSYVVDGAYYAINRDVPGADPPTWVAVLDHLNPLTALRTSGNVVLPEASHISITVTEEGVSAAQTGQAPAGTTETLVHEPLFLIGVLVLWTVLPLAVGYLRFRDADLS; from the coding sequence ATGACGGCGATCGACATCGCGCGCAAAGACGTCGCCGACGCCGTTCGATCGAGAGCGCTGTGGGCAGCGACCGCGATTTTTCTGGGATTCACGGTCCTGGCACAGTTCCTCGTGGTTACGGTGATCGAGAATCCGGACCCCGAGCTCGCCACGCACTTCCTCGAAGGTCCCGCGACCGAGGTCGTGCTTCCGATCGTCGGATTGATCGTCGGCTACCAGGCGATCGTCGGCGAACGCGAGACGGGGAACGTCAAATTCCTCCTCGGGCTTCCCCACTCCCGGCTCGACGTCGTGGTCGGGAAGTTTATCGGACGGTTCGCCGTGCTCTCGGTCGCACTCCTGAGCGGGTTCCTGGCAGCCATCGGTGTCATCGTCGCGACGCTCGGCGTTCCGCCGATCGTTCCGATCGTAACGTACGTCCTGTTCGTCCTCCTGTCGGCAGCGGCCATCGTTTCGATCGCGATCGGAATTTCGGCCGTCGTCGGCACCAGGGGCCGTGCCATCAGCATCGTCGTCGGCGGGTACATCTTTGCGACGATGCTCTGGTCGTACGTCGTCGACGGGGCCTATTACGCCATCAATCGGGACGTTCCGGGAGCGGATCCGCCGACGTGGGTCGCGGTGCTCGATCACCTCAATCCTCTCACCGCGCTGCGTACGAGTGGGAACGTGGTGCTCCCTGAAGCGAGCCATATCTCGATTACCGTGACGGAAGAGGGGGTCTCCGCGGCGCAGACGGGACAAGCACCAGCCGGGACGACGGAGACCCTCGTTCACGAACCGTTGTTCCTGATAGGAGTGCTCGTACTGTGGACCGTCCTGCCGCTCGCGGTCGGGTATCTTCGATTCCGCGACGCCGACCTCTCGTAG
- a CDS encoding peroxiredoxin, with amino-acid sequence MALTAGDDTPTVTARNQDGEEVTLEFEEPTVLYFYPRDETPGCTVEANQFQRELETYHDAGVSVYGVSTDDVGSHQSFCDAEDLEFDLLADPDGDLASAFDVDVRDGAAARTTFFLGDGEVKAAYENVDPDGHARQVLLDALEDDRVTLPE; translated from the coding sequence ATGGCACTCACCGCAGGCGACGACACGCCGACCGTAACCGCGCGCAACCAGGACGGCGAGGAGGTGACTCTCGAGTTCGAGGAGCCGACGGTACTGTACTTCTACCCCCGGGACGAGACCCCCGGCTGTACGGTCGAAGCGAACCAGTTCCAGCGCGAACTCGAGACGTACCACGACGCCGGCGTCTCCGTCTACGGCGTCTCGACCGACGACGTCGGCTCCCACCAGTCGTTCTGCGACGCGGAGGACCTCGAGTTCGACCTGCTCGCGGATCCCGACGGCGACCTCGCGTCGGCGTTCGACGTCGACGTCCGAGACGGGGCTGCCGCCCGGACGACGTTCTTCCTCGGCGACGGCGAGGTCAAGGCGGCGTACGAGAACGTCGACCCCGACGGCCACGCGCGCCAAGTGTTGCTCGACGCGCTCGAGGACGACCGCGTGACGCTTCCGGAGTAG
- a CDS encoding Hsp20/alpha crystallin family protein: MRRNPFDEIEEMLDRVSQQVEEGMTGGGLQVPNSVPVDVADTGEEYVVTADLPGYDTEDIDLTLADGTLRLEARRADETEVETTDEAGRYLRRERTRKSVNRRIRLPDPVEEESVSAGYENGVLTVRLPKVSGGEDSREIDIE; this comes from the coding sequence ATGCGACGAAACCCGTTCGACGAGATCGAAGAGATGCTCGACCGCGTCAGCCAGCAGGTCGAAGAGGGGATGACCGGCGGCGGGCTTCAGGTTCCGAACTCGGTACCGGTCGACGTCGCCGATACGGGCGAGGAGTACGTCGTCACGGCCGACCTTCCCGGCTACGACACCGAAGACATCGACCTGACGCTCGCGGATGGGACGTTGCGTCTCGAGGCCCGCCGTGCCGACGAGACGGAAGTGGAGACGACGGACGAGGCGGGACGATACCTCCGTCGCGAGCGAACCCGAAAGTCGGTGAATCGACGAATTCGCCTGCCCGATCCGGTCGAGGAGGAGTCGGTGTCGGCGGGCTACGAGAACGGCGTTCTCACGGTTCGACTACCGAAGGTTTCGGGCGGCGAGGACTCGAGAGAGATCGATATCGAGTGA
- the leuS gene encoding leucine--tRNA ligase: MSDAGYDHAAVERRWQEAWDEADVYRTPDDVDDPTYVLGMYPYPSGKLHMGHVRNYTITDAYARYRRLRGDEVLHPMGWDAFGLPAENAAKERDTNPRDWTFDCIETMRDQMESMGFGYDWDREIATCTPEYYRWNQWLFTRFHEEGLVERRDAEVNWCPECETVLADEQVEGEAELCWRCDTPVEQRELDQWFLRITEYADELLEGIDGLEGWPNSVRQMQRNWIGRQYGTELEFPIDGYGSVEAFTTRVDTIHGATFFALAPDHPISEKLAEEDDEIHQFVHHEADREGDEPNGVETELTATNPVTGEEIPVYVADFVLSDVGTGALMAVPGHDERDHAFATKMDEEIVPVIAPEPDDWDGETVPDAPDVGEEAFTDDGVLVNSGEYSGLESETARERLTAEIESAEEATQYQLRDWGISRQRYWGTPIPVVHCDDCGPVMVPDEELPVELPEFINTTGNPLDAAEEWKQTTCPDCGADAVRETDTMDTFVDSSWYFLRYVSPDLADAPFDLEQANDWMPVDQYVGGIEHAVMHLLYSRFFTKVLADNEGLEHREPFTNLLAQGMVQLEGEKMSKSKGNVVSPQRIVEEYGADTARLFMMQAAQPERDFDWSEEGVRSTYAFLNRLKGMVETAAETEPGGDDDAIASYVANEIDATIAIASEKYDDLTFNRALRQTQDLVRTLRQYEDYAEPHAETYERGLSAVVRLLAPVAPHLAEELYAELGNDEFVVDADWPTAEVDRDRVRKRRQLVENTREDVRQIVDVAGIEDPEQIDVVVAPEWKYDALELAIESDAGNLIGELMQESHIREQGDAAADYGQDLQAEREALSMTLAPDEEYDALESAAWLIEREFEAPVRVVRADEADESVLKNAEPGRPAIEIDD; encoded by the coding sequence ATGAGCGACGCGGGATACGACCACGCGGCGGTCGAACGACGCTGGCAAGAGGCGTGGGACGAGGCGGACGTTTACCGAACGCCCGACGACGTCGACGATCCGACGTACGTCCTCGGGATGTACCCGTATCCGTCGGGCAAACTTCACATGGGCCACGTCCGGAACTACACGATCACGGACGCGTACGCGCGCTACCGACGGCTTCGCGGCGACGAGGTTCTCCACCCGATGGGCTGGGACGCGTTCGGCCTCCCCGCGGAGAACGCGGCCAAGGAACGCGACACCAACCCTCGAGACTGGACGTTCGACTGCATCGAAACCATGCGCGACCAGATGGAGTCGATGGGCTTTGGCTACGACTGGGACCGCGAGATCGCGACCTGCACCCCCGAGTACTACCGGTGGAACCAGTGGCTGTTCACGCGGTTCCACGAGGAGGGATTGGTCGAACGCCGCGACGCCGAAGTGAACTGGTGTCCCGAGTGCGAAACCGTCCTGGCCGACGAGCAGGTCGAAGGCGAGGCGGAACTCTGTTGGCGCTGTGACACCCCCGTCGAGCAGCGCGAACTCGATCAGTGGTTCCTGCGGATCACCGAGTACGCCGACGAACTGCTCGAGGGTATCGACGGCCTCGAGGGGTGGCCGAACTCGGTGCGCCAGATGCAGCGCAACTGGATCGGCCGGCAGTACGGCACCGAACTCGAGTTCCCAATTGACGGCTACGGCAGCGTCGAGGCGTTCACAACCCGCGTCGACACCATCCACGGCGCGACCTTCTTCGCGCTCGCACCGGACCACCCGATCAGCGAGAAGCTGGCGGAGGAAGACGACGAGATTCACCAGTTCGTCCACCACGAGGCCGACCGCGAGGGGGACGAGCCGAACGGCGTCGAGACCGAACTGACCGCGACGAACCCCGTCACCGGCGAGGAGATCCCGGTCTACGTCGCCGACTTCGTCCTCTCGGACGTCGGCACGGGCGCGCTGATGGCCGTTCCGGGTCACGACGAGCGCGACCACGCCTTCGCGACGAAGATGGACGAGGAGATCGTTCCGGTCATCGCCCCCGAGCCGGACGACTGGGACGGCGAGACGGTTCCCGACGCTCCGGACGTCGGCGAGGAAGCATTCACCGACGACGGCGTGCTCGTGAACTCGGGCGAGTACTCCGGCCTCGAGAGCGAGACGGCCCGCGAGCGGCTGACGGCCGAGATCGAGAGCGCCGAGGAGGCGACGCAGTACCAACTGCGCGACTGGGGGATCTCCCGCCAGCGCTACTGGGGGACGCCGATCCCGGTCGTCCACTGCGACGACTGCGGGCCCGTGATGGTCCCCGACGAGGAGCTGCCGGTCGAACTGCCCGAGTTCATCAACACCACTGGGAACCCGCTGGACGCCGCCGAGGAGTGGAAACAGACGACGTGTCCGGACTGCGGTGCGGATGCGGTTCGGGAGACCGACACGATGGACACCTTCGTCGACTCCTCGTGGTACTTCCTGCGGTACGTCTCGCCCGACCTCGCGGACGCCCCGTTCGATCTCGAGCAAGCAAACGACTGGATGCCCGTCGACCAGTACGTCGGCGGGATCGAGCACGCCGTGATGCACCTGCTCTATTCGAGGTTCTTCACGAAGGTGCTGGCCGACAACGAGGGCCTGGAGCATCGCGAGCCGTTCACGAACCTGCTCGCCCAGGGGATGGTCCAGCTCGAGGGCGAGAAGATGTCCAAGTCGAAGGGCAACGTCGTCTCCCCGCAGCGAATCGTCGAGGAGTACGGCGCGGACACCGCCCGCCTGTTCATGATGCAGGCCGCCCAGCCCGAACGGGACTTCGACTGGAGCGAGGAGGGCGTCCGCTCGACATACGCCTTCCTGAACCGGCTGAAGGGGATGGTCGAGACCGCTGCCGAGACCGAGCCTGGCGGTGACGACGACGCAATCGCGAGCTATGTCGCAAACGAGATCGACGCGACGATCGCCATCGCGAGCGAGAAGTACGACGATCTGACGTTCAACCGGGCGCTGCGCCAGACGCAGGACCTGGTTCGGACCCTGCGCCAGTACGAGGACTACGCCGAACCCCACGCCGAGACCTACGAGCGCGGACTGTCCGCCGTCGTCCGACTGCTGGCCCCCGTCGCTCCGCACCTGGCCGAGGAGCTGTACGCCGAACTGGGTAACGACGAGTTCGTCGTCGACGCCGACTGGCCGACCGCCGAAGTCGACCGTGACCGCGTCCGGAAGCGCCGTCAGCTGGTCGAGAACACGCGCGAGGACGTCCGCCAGATCGTCGACGTCGCCGGGATCGAGGATCCCGAGCAAATCGACGTCGTCGTCGCGCCCGAGTGGAAGTACGACGCGCTCGAACTGGCGATCGAGAGCGACGCCGGCAACCTGATCGGCGAACTCATGCAGGAGTCACACATCCGCGAGCAGGGCGACGCCGCGGCCGACTACGGCCAGGATCTGCAGGCCGAACGCGAGGCGCTGTCGATGACGCTCGCGCCCGACGAAGAGTACGACGCGCTCGAGTCCGCCGCCTGGCTGATCGAGCGCGAGTTCGAGGCGCCCGTCCGCGTCGTCCGCGCGGACGAGGCCGACGAGAGCGTCCTCAAGAACGCCGAACCCGGCCGACCGGCGATCGAGATCGACGACTGA
- a CDS encoding YqjF family protein, with protein sequence MNVRSRTDPSKWPDSGVPSPKAPHVAAMTWRDGLFVHWPVDPDDVRPRVPDRLTLETRDGHAWLSVLPFVLTNAGLRGTPSITRTAFAELNVRTYVRYRGDPALFFFSIDVGNPMIAETVGRATRLPVYSARMNVSSSERQVVFSSERRGTEASNPARFIARYRPDGDVFTAEPDTLAYWLTERRRFYAPSNGGVLAGEIAHDPWPLQPADVTIHENTMLAVNGLPSPTDEPVIHYCDQLSMTGSILRRLPDG encoded by the coding sequence ATGAACGTACGATCCCGCACGGATCCCTCGAAATGGCCGGACTCAGGAGTACCGAGTCCGAAGGCACCGCACGTCGCCGCGATGACCTGGCGGGACGGACTGTTCGTCCACTGGCCCGTCGACCCCGACGACGTTCGTCCCCGCGTTCCCGACCGGTTGACCCTCGAGACGCGAGACGGCCACGCCTGGCTCAGCGTCCTGCCGTTCGTGCTCACGAACGCCGGACTTCGCGGCACGCCGTCGATCACGAGGACGGCGTTCGCCGAACTCAACGTCCGGACCTACGTTCGGTACCGGGGAGATCCCGCCCTCTTTTTCTTTAGTATCGACGTCGGGAACCCGATGATCGCCGAAACGGTCGGTCGGGCGACCCGCCTTCCCGTCTACTCCGCGCGAATGAACGTCAGTAGCTCCGAGCGGCAGGTCGTCTTCTCGAGCGAGCGTCGAGGAACCGAGGCGAGTAATCCGGCCCGGTTTATCGCGAGGTACCGTCCCGACGGCGACGTCTTTACCGCCGAGCCGGACACGCTCGCGTACTGGCTTACCGAGCGACGGCGGTTCTACGCCCCGTCGAACGGCGGCGTGCTGGCCGGCGAAATCGCACACGACCCGTGGCCGCTCCAGCCGGCCGACGTGACGATCCACGAGAACACGATGCTCGCCGTCAACGGACTGCCGTCGCCGACGGACGAACCGGTCATCCACTACTGCGACCAGCTTTCGATGACGGGGTCGATCCTCCGTCGACTGCCCGACGGCTGA
- a CDS encoding sugar porter family MFS transporter, with translation MTTENTSHKSDERNSFVYVVAALAALNGLLFGFDTGVISGAMLYIRETFELATILGYSMNPAYVEGVIVSGAMIGAIIGAALGGRLADRLGRRRLILVGAVVFFVGSLIMAIAPTVEVLILGRIVDGIGVGFASVVGPLYISEISPPKIRGSLVSLNQLTITSGILIAYLVNYAFSSGGEWRWMLGLGMVPATVLFVGMLFMPESPRWLYEQGREADARDVLSRTRTEGQVAAELREIKETIRTESGTLRDLLQPWVRPMLVVGIGLAVFQQVTGINTVMYYAPTILESTGFEDTASILATVGIGVVNVVMTVVAVLLIDRTGRRPLLLTGLGGMTVMLAVLGAVFYLPGLSGGLGLLATGSLMLYVAFFAIGLGPVFWLMIAEIYPMEVRGTAMGVVTVLNWAANLIVSLTFLRLVDVFGQSGTFWLYGALTLLALVFCYHLVPETKGRSLEEIEADLRETAFGSDADRRDAVGSDD, from the coding sequence ATGACAACAGAAAACACAAGCCACAAATCTGATGAACGGAACTCGTTCGTCTACGTGGTCGCGGCGCTGGCCGCGCTCAACGGGTTACTGTTCGGGTTCGACACCGGCGTCATCTCCGGTGCGATGCTCTACATTCGGGAGACGTTCGAACTGGCGACGATCCTCGGCTACTCGATGAACCCTGCGTACGTCGAAGGCGTCATCGTCAGTGGCGCGATGATCGGCGCAATTATCGGTGCGGCACTCGGTGGACGCCTCGCCGATCGGCTCGGTCGACGACGGCTCATTCTGGTCGGCGCCGTCGTCTTCTTCGTCGGGTCGTTGATTATGGCGATCGCGCCGACCGTCGAGGTGTTGATCCTCGGACGAATCGTCGACGGGATCGGGGTCGGGTTCGCCTCGGTCGTCGGTCCGCTGTACATTTCCGAGATCTCGCCGCCGAAGATACGGGGATCGCTCGTTTCGCTGAACCAGCTGACTATCACGAGCGGGATCCTCATCGCCTATCTCGTGAACTACGCGTTCTCGAGCGGCGGCGAGTGGCGGTGGATGCTCGGTCTGGGCATGGTCCCCGCAACCGTCCTGTTCGTCGGAATGCTGTTCATGCCCGAAAGTCCCCGGTGGCTCTACGAGCAGGGTCGTGAGGCGGACGCTCGGGACGTGCTATCCAGGACTCGTACCGAGGGACAGGTTGCCGCCGAACTTCGCGAGATCAAAGAAACCATCCGGACCGAGTCCGGAACGCTCCGGGATCTGCTCCAGCCGTGGGTGCGCCCGATGCTCGTCGTCGGTATCGGTCTGGCGGTGTTCCAGCAAGTCACCGGTATCAACACGGTGATGTACTACGCGCCGACGATCCTCGAGTCGACCGGCTTCGAGGATACCGCCTCGATCCTCGCGACCGTCGGTATCGGCGTCGTCAACGTCGTGATGACCGTCGTTGCGGTTCTGCTGATCGATCGTACCGGCCGCCGTCCGCTGTTGCTCACGGGACTGGGGGGGATGACGGTCATGCTCGCCGTCCTCGGAGCCGTGTTCTACCTTCCCGGACTGTCCGGCGGACTCGGCTTGCTCGCGACCGGGAGCCTGATGCTGTACGTCGCCTTCTTCGCGATCGGTCTCGGGCCGGTGTTCTGGCTGATGATCGCCGAGATCTACCCGATGGAGGTCCGAGGAACGGCGATGGGCGTCGTCACCGTGCTCAACTGGGCTGCGAACCTGATCGTCTCGCTAACCTTCCTCAGGCTCGTCGACGTCTTCGGTCAGTCGGGGACGTTCTGGCTGTACGGCGCGCTGACCCTGCTCGCGCTCGTCTTCTGTTACCACCTCGTTCCCGAGACGAAGGGACGGTCGCTCGAGGAGATCGAGGCCGACCTGCGCGAGACCGCGTTCGGAAGCGACGCCGACCGTCGCGACGCCGTCGGGAGCGACGACTAG
- a CDS encoding ornithine cyclodeaminase family protein, whose protein sequence is MNTLLLDSDDVDEHARMADVIGAVEDAFGAYERGDAQMPAKSYIDLPQYNGDFRSMPAYLDAGEWDAAGVKWVNVHPDNPTDHDLPTVLGTMIYSDPETARPLAILDGTALTMKRTGAAAAVATDYLAVEDATTFGVIGAGVQSYTQLDAISTVRPIEEVVVADKDEDRVQRFVDAYGDEFDVRAGSISEAGHCDVLSTVTPVRDPIVDLEDVGEHTHINAIGADAEGKHELSDDLLLESTIVIDDHKQCTHSGEVNVPYHEGTLSDDDIYGEIGELVVGEKSGRTEDTGVTVFDSTGLAIQDVAAAHVVYENARANESGYDFGLIHTDR, encoded by the coding sequence ATGAACACGCTTCTCCTGGATAGCGACGACGTCGACGAGCACGCGCGGATGGCGGACGTCATCGGCGCGGTCGAGGACGCCTTCGGCGCCTACGAGCGCGGCGACGCCCAGATGCCGGCCAAGTCCTACATCGACCTCCCGCAGTACAACGGCGACTTCCGGTCGATGCCCGCCTACCTCGACGCGGGCGAGTGGGATGCCGCGGGCGTCAAGTGGGTCAACGTCCACCCCGACAATCCGACGGACCACGACCTGCCGACGGTCCTGGGGACGATGATCTACTCCGATCCCGAGACGGCGCGCCCGCTCGCCATCCTGGACGGGACGGCGCTGACGATGAAGCGCACCGGCGCCGCGGCGGCCGTCGCCACCGACTACCTCGCCGTCGAGGACGCCACGACGTTCGGCGTCATCGGCGCAGGGGTCCAGTCGTACACCCAGCTCGACGCGATCAGCACGGTTCGCCCGATCGAAGAGGTCGTCGTCGCCGACAAGGACGAGGATCGCGTCCAGCGGTTCGTCGACGCCTACGGCGACGAGTTCGACGTCCGCGCCGGCTCGATCTCCGAGGCCGGCCACTGCGACGTCCTCTCGACGGTGACGCCCGTCAGGGATCCGATCGTCGACCTCGAGGACGTCGGCGAGCACACCCACATTAACGCGATCGGCGCCGACGCGGAAGGGAAACACGAGCTGTCGGACGACCTCCTGCTCGAGTCGACGATCGTTATCGACGACCACAAGCAGTGCACCCACTCGGGGGAGGTCAACGTCCCGTACCACGAGGGAACGCTCTCGGACGACGACATCTACGGCGAGATCGGCGAACTCGTCGTCGGGGAGAAATCGGGCCGCACCGAGGACACCGGCGTCACGGTCTTCGACTCGACCGGCCTCGCGATCCAGGACGTCGCGGCGGCGCACGTCGTCTACGAGAACGCTCGAGCGAACGAGTCCGGCTACGACTTCGGCCTGATCCACACCGACCGATAA
- a CDS encoding outer membrane protein assembly factor BamB family protein, with protein MNTNHTGRVSRRRVLQTVAGSGFVSIAGCGSLSSDDTEPGELKWEFNRSLVEFSSPTVVDGTVYLGFDHSDALYAVDAETGEEEWAFTEPSWRVTVSPAVADGTVYVGSWDETVYAVDAETGESEWEFTDSSGEIRSTTAAGGIVYVGSWDGTVYAVGAETGESEWEFTGPSEGLHSSPTVADGIVYVGSWDGTLYAVDAETGEREWAFTEPSGEVESSPTVAEGTVYVGSWDETVYAVDAETGEREWEFTDPSDTVRSSPTVSAGTVYVGSADTTLYAVDAETGEREWAFTEPSAGVNSSPTVAGGIVYVGSWDGTVYAVSAETGEQEWAFTEPNGIMQSSPTVAEGTLYVGSADGSLYAVDAGVDGSSEDSRVVLGTLGHHDETVTN; from the coding sequence ATGAACACGAATCACACTGGAAGAGTGAGTCGGCGTCGCGTACTCCAGACGGTCGCCGGAAGCGGGTTCGTCTCGATCGCCGGGTGTGGGAGTCTCTCGTCTGACGACACCGAGCCCGGTGAGTTGAAGTGGGAGTTCAATCGATCACTCGTGGAATTCTCCTCGCCGACGGTAGTGGACGGAACCGTTTACCTCGGGTTCGACCACAGTGACGCGTTGTACGCGGTGGACGCGGAAACGGGCGAGGAAGAGTGGGCGTTCACCGAGCCGTCGTGGCGAGTAACCGTGTCGCCGGCAGTAGCTGACGGGACCGTCTACGTCGGATCGTGGGACGAGACGGTGTACGCGGTGGACGCGGAGACCGGCGAGTCGGAGTGGGAGTTCACCGACTCGTCCGGTGAAATACGTTCGACGACGGCGGCCGGTGGAATCGTCTACGTCGGGTCGTGGGACGGAACCGTATACGCGGTGGGCGCGGAGACCGGCGAGTCGGAGTGGGAATTTACCGGGCCGTCCGAAGGACTGCACTCGTCGCCGACGGTGGCCGATGGGATCGTCTACGTCGGGTCGTGGGACGGAACCCTATACGCGGTGGATGCAGAGACGGGCGAACGGGAGTGGGCGTTCACCGAACCGTCCGGAGAAGTAGAGTCTTCGCCGACGGTGGCGGAAGGGACCGTCTACGTCGGATCGTGGGACGAGACGGTGTACGCGGTGGATGCAGAGACTGGGGAGCGGGAGTGGGAATTCACTGACCCGTCCGATACGGTACGTTCTTCGCCGACGGTCTCGGCGGGGACCGTCTACGTCGGGTCTGCGGATACCACGTTGTACGCGGTGGATGCAGAGACGGGCGAACGAGAGTGGGCGTTCACCGAGCCGTCCGCGGGCGTGAATTCGTCGCCGACGGTGGCCGGTGGAATCGTCTACGTCGGGTCGTGGGACGGAACCGTATACGCGGTGAGCGCGGAGACGGGCGAGCAAGAGTGGGCGTTCACCGAGCCGAACGGCATTATGCAATCGTCGCCGACGGTAGCGGAGGGCACCCTATACGTCGGGAGTGCCGACGGGAGCCTGTACGCAGTCGATGCGGGCGTCGACGGATCGAGCGAAGACTCGAGGGTCGTGTTAGGGACGCTCGGCCATCACGACGAAACGGTCACTAATTGA